Proteins encoded in a region of the Nicotiana tomentosiformis chromosome 9, ASM39032v3, whole genome shotgun sequence genome:
- the LOC138898581 gene encoding uncharacterized protein — MCDASDVAVGAVLGKRINTIFHLIYYASKTMNEAQVNYTVTEKELLAIVFAMEKFRMYLMGTKVIVHTEHADASDLVKRCDEFQRGGGISKKNEMPLTTILEIDIFDVWGIDFMGPFVSSYGNTYILVAVDYVSKWVEAVALPNNEAQSVVAFLKKNIFTRFGTPRAVISDGGSHFCNKDFDTLLSKVEQLNELDEFRFHAYSSSSLYKDKMKYLHDKYIQNKEFKEGDLVLLFNSRLRMFPRKLKSKWSGPLEVVYVTPFGALDLKNKNGEVFRVNGLWVKHYLGKVYDGHVMALLYFKLDRLCYVLTSFEVYAGIGSEEGSQDSEPSFSHAPADPINMDDDDDVPDDRRGGDTAVGGLERSKKP, encoded by the exons atgtgtgatgcaagtgatgtggcggttggagcggtATTGGGGAAACGAATTAACACGATCTTTCATCTGatctactatgctagcaagaccatgaacgaggcccaagtcaactatacggtgaccgagaaagaactcctagccattgtctttgctatggagaagttccgcatgtatctaatgggtacaaaggtgattgttcacaccgaacATGCG gacgctagcgatctcgttaagcgttgtgatgaattCCAAAGGGGCGGTGGGATatccaagaaaaatgagatgcctctcaccaccatcctagagattgatatttttgatgtttggggcattgattttatgggCCCGTTTGTGAGCTCATATGGGAACACCTATatattggtagctgtggattacgtgtccaaatgggttgaagctgtggctttgcccaacaatgaagctcagAGTGTGGTAGCTTTCTTAAAGAAGaacatattcacaaggtttggtactccaagggccgtCATTAGTGATGGAggatcacatttttgcaacaaagattttgatactttactctccaa ggtggagcaattgaatgaacttgatgagttccggttcCATGCATACTCtagttcgtccttgtataaggacaagatgaagtacctccatgacaagtatatccagaacaaagaattcaaagaaggtgatcttgtgttgttgttcaaCTCTCGGTTGCGGATGTTCCCGAGAAAGCTGAAATCAAAGTGGAGTGGCCCATTAGAAGTTGTatatgtgacaccctttggtgctctagatttgaaaaataagaatggtgaggtgtttagagtcaacgGGCTCTgggttaaacattatcttggcaaggtttATGATGGCCATGTTATGGCGTTGCTCTATTTCAA attagataggctttgttatgtgctaactagttttgaagtgtatgcaggaatag GTTCAGAAGAGGGTAGTCAAGATTCTGAGCCCTCTTTCTCACATGCTCCAGCTGACCCAATTAATATGGACGATGACGATGATGTCCCAGACGATAGGAGAGGGGGTGATACTGCAGTAGGAGGTCTGGAGAGATCTAAGAAACCATAG
- the LOC104101813 gene encoding acyl carrier protein 1, chloroplastic-like, translated as MASVTGSSFAISSLSCSFKQNQVHLKTSLSIKGVSSPSLRLKPATGRFSITCAAKPETVDKVCEIVKKQLALTDDKVVNGESKFTALGADSLDTVEIVMGLEEAFGITVEEENAQTIATVQDAADLIEDLITKKA; from the exons ATGGCTTCTGTTACTGGATCTTCTTTCGCCATCTCTTCCCTTTCCTGCTCTTTCAAGCAGAATCAG GTGCATTTGAAGACCTCTCTTTCTATTAAGGGAGTGAGCTCCCCTTCTCTCAGATTGAAGCCAGCTACTGGTCGCTTCAGCATTACCTGTGCG GCTAAACCAGAGACAGTTGACAAAGTGTGTGAGATTGTGAAGAAACAACTGGCTCTTACTGATGATAAAGTAGTCAACGGAGAGTCAAAATTTACAGCACTTGGTGCTGATTCTCTTGACACG GTTGAGATTGTGATGGGACTTGAGGAAGCGTTTGGAATCACTGTGGAAGAAGAGAATGCACAGACTATTGCAACAGTTCAAGATGCTGCCGACTTGATTGAGGATCTCATTACCAAGAAAGCTTAA
- the LOC138898580 gene encoding uncharacterized protein, with the protein MPKTFPDKYFSAAKIVKFRRKIHNFCQKDTETVFEAWKRFKEIVRRCQHSGIEPWMQLQDFWDGLTPSSRRTLSTAVGGPLIKKTPEEIVAILDELYEDANQWLTESNDRRKAVGINQDSIAKQKDELIEGNVEIVEEQKNSNNQEGEVRVDGGLKKKKGNTRAQKKKNDGNSMNEETEEIKYMPALPFLQKQRREKLDKQFRHFLEVLKQVHVNLPFIEVLSQIPVYAKFLKEILSNKRKLEETSDVKLTEHCSAILQNKLPQKYGDPGSFTISYSLGSTKFEKSLYDSGASINLMPLSIFKKLEGEIGEIRSIPVSLQVEDQITIIPEGIMEDVLVRVDKFVFHMDFIMVNMEDKREVSLILERPFLATGRAILDIQERQLMLRVGEEIVIFKMKGAMGAPRDELTAHSKFKARALKE; encoded by the exons ATGCCTAAAACATTTCCTGACAAGTACTTCTCAGCTGCaaaaatagtaaaattcagaagaaAAATTCACAACTTTTGCCAGAAAGACACCGAAACGGTCTTCGAAGCCTGGAAAAGATTCAAGGAGATAGTGAGAAGATGTCAGCATAGTGGAATCGAACCATGGATGCAActtcaggacttttgggatggactgaCACCTTCCTCACGACGAACTCTGAGTACTGCAGTTGGAGGCCCTTTAATAAAGAAAACTCCTGAAGAGATTGTTGCGATTCTTGATGAACTGTATGAAGATGCTAACCAATGGCTCACTGAGAGTAATGATAGAAGAAAAGCAGTTGGGATTAACCAG GATTCCATTGCAAAACAAAAGGATGAGTTGATTGAAGGAAATGTAGAGATTGTGGAAGAGCAAAAAAATAGCAATAATCAAGAAGGTGAAGTGAGGGTAGATGGtggtctgaagaagaagaagggaaATACTAGAgctcagaagaagaagaatgatgggAATTCAATGAATGAGGAGACTGAGGAGATCAAATacatgcctgctctacctttccTCCAGAAGCAAAGAAGAGAGAAGCTGGACAAACAATTCAGACATTTTCTAGAAGTGCTCAAGCAGGTGCATGTTAATCTACCTTTCATAGAGGTGCTCTCTCAGATTCCAGTATATGCTAAGTTTCTGAAGGAGATATTGTCCAACAAACGTAAGTTGGAAGAGACATCGGatgtcaagctcacagagcattgtagtgcCATTCTGCAAAATAAGCTCCCTCAAAAgtatggagatccagggagttttactatatctTATTCTTTAGGAAGTACTAAGTTTGAAAAATCCTTGTATGATTCAGGTGCTTCTATTAATCTTATGCCTTTATCTATTTTCAAGAAATTAGAAGGAGAGATTGGAGAAATCAGATCTATACCTGTATCTTTGCAGGTGGAGGACCAGATCACAATCATACCTGAAGGAATAATGGAAGATGTGCTTGTTCGAGTGGATAAATTTGTGTTCCATATGGACTTCATTATGGTGAATATGGAAGATAAAAGGGAGGTCTCTCTAATTTTAGAGAGACCCTTCTTGGCTACTGGCAGAGCTATTCTGGACATTCAGGAAAGGCAGCTCATGCTCAGAGTGGGAGAAGAAATAGTGATTTTCAAGATGAAGGGAGCAATGGGGGCACCTAGAGATGAGCTGACTGCACACTCTAAATTCAAGGCAAGGGCCCTAAAAGAGTGA
- the LOC138898582 gene encoding uncharacterized protein, producing the protein MKSLSINVSLVEALEQMPGYAKFMKNLVTKKRSMNYEMIKMTHQVSAMVNFMSPKLEDPGAFTILCTIGSADFTKALCDLGASINLMPYSVFKTLGIRQPRSTSMWLQIADRTTKRPLGIIDDVLVRVESSSFPQIL; encoded by the coding sequence atgaaaagtttgtccataaatgtgtcgttggttgaagccttagaacaaatgccgggatatgccaaatTCATGAAGaatttggtaacaaagaagagatcgatgaactatgaaatgatcaaaatgacacatcaagtgagtgctatggtGAACTTCATGTctccaaagttggaagaccctggtgctttcacaatcctgTGTACCATTGGGAGTGCCGATTTcaccaaagctttatgtgatttgggggcaagcattaacttgatgccaTATTCTGTGTTCAAAACGTTAGGGATTAGGCAACCAAGATCCACATCCATGTGGTTGCAAATAGCGGATCGAACAACGAAaaggccattggggataattgatgacGTGTTAGTTCGGGTCGAAAGTTCATccttcccgcagattttgtga